ACTTTTATGTGAACCAGCCCGAATGGACAGTTGACGATGCTGCCAAAGCTGCCAGCGTGCACAGAACCGTCGCCCATGGACATCTCGAGCGCCTTGTCGCGCTCGGATACCTGGCGGTCGGGCAGCGCCGGGGAAAATCCGGCAAGCCTGCCAACCTTTATCGACTGGCTGGCCAACAGATCGATTTCAGCTATCCGGTGCGTCGATTCGCCCGCCTGGCTGGCCTTTTGGCGGAGGGCCTCCAAAAACGCGGTCAGGAGGGTATCGAAGCCGCCCGAGAGGCGGGCCGGCGCTACGGCGCGTCGCTCGTGAACACGCCGGCTGAGTCCCCGCAGTCGGTGCTGCGCGAGTTGGCTCCGCTGGGTGCGGACTACGTCATCGCCGATGATGACCAGGTCCTCGCCCGGAACTGCATCTTTCGGCAAGCCTGTGCCGTAGCCGGAGACGTCGTCTGCGAGCTCCATGCCGGACTGCTCGAAGGAGCCTTTCAGCAGGCGGGCCTCGCAGTGCGCACTGAGGCTTTGAGGAACTACGCGGAACGGGGCTGCGCGTACCGGGTTTTGACTACTTAGGCTACGCATGCTATAAAGCCTACAAAGGCTTGATAGTAGAAGATTGCCCGGAGGAGGTCAGCAGATGACTGAGAAGACTCTGTACGAACGGCTTGGTGGCGTCTTCGCAATTGCGGCGGTCGTTGACCACTTTAGCGACGCGGTTGTGCAGAACCCGATCGCGGGGAAGACTTCGAAGAACCCGGCCTTAAGGGAGTGGCACACGAAGAATCTGGGCAGATTGCCGGGCCTCAAGTTCATGCGAACCCTGTGGGTCTGCGCGGTCGCGGGCGGGCCTCTCCACTACACGGCCACAAAGCCGGGGGAAACTGAGGTAGGTCTTGAGGAGGCGCATCGTGATCTCAAGATCGCTCCAGAAGAGTTCGACGCCGTCGCGGCGGAGCTTGGGCGCACCCTTGACTTCTTCAAAGTGCCTGCGCGCGAGAAGGGAGAAGTCCTCGGCGCTTTCGCAGCGCACAAGAACGAGGTAACGACTGGCTATATGTACCCGGCCAGATAGCCAACCGGAGGCCGCCAACGGGGTATTCAGCCTGCCGATAAGGCCGGCAGACCCACGCCAAAATCGTCATAGCCGCCGCTCAAAGAGCGACGCGATCGAGGGCGCTGGCAATGAATTTTGTTGGAGTCGTTGAGGACATTGGGAAGGGAGTCGACGTGGCGGGGATCACGATCATTCTGGTCGGAGTCCTTGCTTCAAGTGTGCAATTCCTGCGTCGGCTGCGGAATGATGTCGGCCCTGCATATGGTCTCTACCGCGTGGGGCTCGGGCGTGCGATTCTCCTCGGACTGGAGTTTCTCATCGCAGGTGACATCATCCGTACCGTCGCCACCTCCCCGACATTTCAGAGCGTTGGTATCCTTGGGAGCATTGTCCTGATCCGAACCTTCCTTAGCCTTGCCCTCAATCTGGAAGTCGAGGGCCGCCTGCCCTGGCAGCAAGGGAGAAAGGCTGAAGCGGCCCCCTGATTGTCAAGGTCAGAGATTGCTCGGTGATTGGCTCCGGATCGCTGCGAGACGGTTGCCGTCGCCGTCGCCGTCAAGCACGCCCGAGGAAAGCCCGGGGGAACACAGGCTTCCAAAATCGGAATCGAAGGGTGAGAACTTAAGGCAGCCGCCTGATGTCCCTCTCGATCAGGGAAGGAGAGATCTGGGCATCATCGGGCAGCCCTCAGGACGGAGTGGCTTCAACCAGCAGGCTCCAGGAATTCCGCAGGCCCACGACGAACAGGATGATAAACACGTTGGCGGCATAGAAATCGATGACCTTCGGATCGTTCGAGCCCAGTTGCTGAAGGCTGCCAAATGCCAGGTAGATGTAGGTGAGCACAGGTCCGATCAGGAGCCAGGCGGTCTGCCAGAGGCGAAACTCGATGCGTCCGTGCAGCTTGTCACGCCAAACCGGGATCCACGTGCGGACCGCCCGGATGCCTCCGATGGTGGCGGCCGCGATCGCAACCAGCGCCTTTAACCGGGGCGTCGGCAAAGAGGTGGTGAAGAACAGTGATAGCGCAAAGATGACGGCGAAGATCGTGAACGTCGAGCGCGCCATCGCGTGCCGCCGGCCGACGGGCCCGCCAGTCGCCAGCGGCGGCCCGATCTGCACGGCAACAAAGAGCAGCCCGACCAGCGTCGCCGCGGCACCTGCAGATACGCCATAGAAGGCCTGCACGTCGCCAGCGTAACGCCACGAGCTGTCCCTTTGGGTGCGCCCATTTGTCACCATCCGACGCGGCCGCGAAGTGTGAGACTGGTCAGATCTGGCCGATATCGCGGCGTCGGAGTCCGAACAGGCCGGCCAGGGTGAAGCCGGCCGCGACCGCGGAGATCACGACAACGGGCAAGAGAGTCAGGCTCTGAGCGGGCAGCTGGGGTACGCGCTCGAACGGCGAAAGGTTCAGAAGCCAACTCGGGAGATGTAGGACTGCACCGAGGAATCCGGCGACGACGCATGCCGCGAGGATCGCCCATGACGCGCCGGCCCAACGGGGCACGAGCCCGATGAGTGCGATGGTGAGTCCGACCATCAGCCACATGGGCGGCGCGTAGACGAGGGGAGCGCCGACCAGGCGAGGAGCACTGTTCAGATCGCCGGCCGCGACGCCATAGGTTAGCCCGGTGGCCAGGCCGGCGACGCCCAGCAAGATGACGCTTCCTGCGAACGCCACCGTAAGGTGACTCGCCCCCCACCGCCAGCGCGATACCGGAGTCGCCAACACCGACTCTGCCCGCATCGAAGTCTCCTCGGTGCGCAACCGAAGCGCGGCCTGAATGGCGAAACCCGTGGCGAGGAGCGCCATGAGGCGGAAGGAGGCGGCGAAGTAGGAGTCCGTGAGGTTTCCACCTCCAGCACCGGCCAGTATTTCCGCAAGCGCCTTGTTCTGGCCGATGAAGGTGTCGACGGTCGGGCCAATCCAGCCATAGGCGATACCGGTGACCAGGACGCCGACACTCCACCCGAGCAGGACGCCCCGCTGCAGGCGGATGGCCAGCCCAAAGGGGTGCCCGAGGCTCCGCGAAGCAGTGGGCCTTCCTGGCCGGGCGGCCACGAGCCCTGCGCCGAGATCGCGCCGGGCGGCCAGAGCGCTGGCCGCGGCGACCAGGACTACGGTCGCCGTGAGCAAGAGCAGGAAGGGCCACCATCGCTCACCTGCGAATGGCCGCGCCTTCTGGGCCCATCCGATCGGAGAGAACCACGAGACGGTTCCGTCGCCGATATCGCCCACGGCGCGCAGCACGAAGGCTGCACCGAGCACCGCCCCCGCGGCGCCGTACACGACGCGGGTGTTCTCGGTGACTTGGGCCGCGACCAGGGCAACGCCGCCGAAGACCAGCCCGATCAGGATGAACGACACCCCAAACACCAACGACCCGGCCGCGGGGAGGCCATGGGCGAGCAGGGCGACGGTTGTGAGCACGCCAACTGCAACGTTCATAGCGGCCACCGTGAGCGACGCGGCAAGGGTGGGCGCGAGGCTTCCGACCGGAAGAGAGCGCATGAGTTCGAGGCGGCCGGCTTCCTCGTCGCCCCGGGTGAGCCGGCCGACCATGAATAGGCTCATGAGGGCCACCATCACCATGCCCCCTGCGCCGAACTGAAACGCCACTTGCCCGCCGACCGTGTTCAGACCCTGGGCGGGGCCATTGAACGCGATGGCTGCGGCGTTGTGTTGGGTGGCGGCAGCCGTTTGATCAAGAGCAGCCTGGGTAGGGAACAAGCCCTTGATGCCTGTTGCGGTGAGTGCCGCCAGTGCGACGATAGCGACGATCCAGACCAGGATCCGGATGCGGTCGCGCCGCAGGATGAAACGGGTCAGCTCGACGGTTCCAGTCAGCGCGGTCATCACTGCGGTCACGGTCTCGCGTTGCGATTGCCGTCGACGCGTTCGGGTTCCTTCGCCAACTCGTCGCCGTAGTGCCGCAAGAACAGCTCTTCGAGCGTGGGCGGATGGCTGACCAGGCTGCGGACCCCGAGCTCGCCGAGCCGGCGGACCGCAACGTCGAGGTGATCGGTGTCGACCTCGAAGCGGACGTGCTTGCCGTCGATCTCGAGGCCATGAACGCCGGTAAGGTCGGCCAGGCTCTCCGCGGGAAACTCGGTCTCCGCAGTGATCGACGTACGGGTAAGATGCCTCAACTCGTCGAGCGTGCCTCGCTCCGCCACCCGCCCCAGCCTGATGATGCTCAGCCGATCGCACAGCGCTTCGACCTCGGCCAGGATATGGCTGGAGAGCAACACCGTTCGTCCCTCGGTCTTCACCTCGCGAATGCAGTCCTGGAATACCGCCTCCATGAGCGGGTCGAGTCCCGACGTCGGTTCGTCGAGCAGGAGGAGTTCGGCATCAGACGCCAGCGCCGAAACCAATCCCACTTTCTGCCGGTTCCCTTTCGAATAGGAGCGGGTCTTCTTGGTCGGGTCGAGCTGAAAACGTTCGAGAAGTTCGTCGCGCCGCCGCCGATTGAGGTCGCCCCGCAACCAGCCGAACAGATCGATCACCTCCCCTCCAGACAGGTTCGGCCACAAACTAACCTCGCCGGGCACGTAGGCCAACCGGCGATGCAGCGCGACAGCGTCGCGCCACGGGTCGCCTCCAAGCAATGCGACCTCCCCGGCGTCCGCGCGGAGCAGCCCGAGCAACACACGGATGGTCGTCGTCTTGCCCGAGCCGTTCGGCCCGAGAAATCCGTGGACCTCGCCAGCCTCGACCGACAAGTCGAGACCGTCGAGAGCGCGCGTCGATCCGAACGTCTTTACAAGACCAGAAATGGAGATCGCCTGCGGCACGCCACCCATCATTGCACCAGCCCTAGGCGGACCACGTCGCAGAAGTGGGTCAGATTCATGGACGCCGGCCGGCTCGCAAAGAGCCGCTCAGGATCCCCGATCGGGACTGAAGACCCCAAAGAGAGGGGAAGATGCCGGACAACATCCAGGTCAACCCGGGCTTTCGCTCTGCGTACCGAGCGCGCACTTCTCCATCCGGGAGTATCTGTGTGGCCCCTCGGAGCGCTACCACATCACCGACATTTCCAAGGGCGCGATGACGGTCGAGCGCGCTGGTGTCGACAGGAATAGACGGTGGGATCGGTGGTACCCGCTTTTGGTAGATGAGCTGAACCTCGTCGCTGCGCCAGGAGCGCACATCTTCGCAGTCGGCGGAAGGTCGACACATATTTAAGCGACCGCTCCTTCCGGAGACGCCTCACCCAGGCAATCCACTATTCCCAAGTGATGCACTACTCACCCCAGGCGATGGCCCACAGCAAGAAGGGCATCGCCGATCATGAGGTCGAGTTCGAGCAGTTCAAGAGGTCACTGTCTCTTGACCGCGTGCTCGCCACTGCGAAAGCGCCTTTGACAGAGTCTTTACCGCCGTCGTTCCGGGAGGCGCCTCTGGCGCGACTTACGCCGGTTCACTTGTTCGAATCCGATCTCGAGCTCATCTTCACTTACAAGCTCGCGTTTGAAGCCATAGCAAAGCTACGACCGACGTTCGCGGGCTGATGGGCGATGAGCGACAGATCCGTCGCCAGGAAGATCCAGATGATTGCGCGACTGGACGAAAGGTTCATCGACTCTTAACAAGCCACGGTTCGGGACCGTGAGGGCCCCGGGTTCAAATCCCGGCCCCGACCAAAATCGAGTTCAAAATCGGTTTTTGCCGGCTCCATCAAGCGAGCGGGGTCACAGGGGAGGTCACAGATTTTTCGGCGACCCTCCTCGGGCGTCGGAGCTTCGACGATAGCGCG
The genomic region above belongs to Candidatus Dormiibacterota bacterium and contains:
- a CDS encoding group 1 truncated hemoglobin, which gives rise to MTEKTLYERLGGVFAIAAVVDHFSDAVVQNPIAGKTSKNPALREWHTKNLGRLPGLKFMRTLWVCAVAGGPLHYTATKPGETEVGLEEAHRDLKIAPEEFDAVAAELGRTLDFFKVPAREKGEVLGAFAAHKNEVTTGYMYPAR
- a CDS encoding ABC transporter ATP-binding protein; protein product: MMGGVPQAISISGLVKTFGSTRALDGLDLSVEAGEVHGFLGPNGSGKTTTIRVLLGLLRADAGEVALLGGDPWRDAVALHRRLAYVPGEVSLWPNLSGGEVIDLFGWLRGDLNRRRRDELLERFQLDPTKKTRSYSKGNRQKVGLVSALASDAELLLLDEPTSGLDPLMEAVFQDCIREVKTEGRTVLLSSHILAEVEALCDRLSIIRLGRVAERGTLDELRHLTRTSITAETEFPAESLADLTGVHGLEIDGKHVRFEVDTDHLDVAVRRLGELGVRSLVSHPPTLEELFLRHYGDELAKEPERVDGNRNARP
- a CDS encoding DUF1622 domain-containing protein translates to MAGITIILVGVLASSVQFLRRLRNDVGPAYGLYRVGLGRAILLGLEFLIAGDIIRTVATSPTFQSVGILGSIVLIRTFLSLALNLEVEGRLPWQQGRKAEAAP
- a CDS encoding ABC transporter permease, translating into MMTALTGTVELTRFILRRDRIRILVWIVAIVALAALTATGIKGLFPTQAALDQTAAATQHNAAAIAFNGPAQGLNTVGGQVAFQFGAGGMVMVALMSLFMVGRLTRGDEEAGRLELMRSLPVGSLAPTLAASLTVAAMNVAVGVLTTVALLAHGLPAAGSLVFGVSFILIGLVFGGVALVAAQVTENTRVVYGAAGAVLGAAFVLRAVGDIGDGTVSWFSPIGWAQKARPFAGERWWPFLLLLTATVVLVAAASALAARRDLGAGLVAARPGRPTASRSLGHPFGLAIRLQRGVLLGWSVGVLVTGIAYGWIGPTVDTFIGQNKALAEILAGAGGGNLTDSYFAASFRLMALLATGFAIQAALRLRTEETSMRAESVLATPVSRWRWGASHLTVAFAGSVILLGVAGLATGLTYGVAAGDLNSAPRLVGAPLVYAPPMWLMVGLTIALIGLVPRWAGASWAILAACVVAGFLGAVLHLPSWLLNLSPFERVPQLPAQSLTLLPVVVISAVAAGFTLAGLFGLRRRDIGQI